The genome window TACTGTGTAGAGTGTGACGCCAATTTCTTCAAAGATGAAGATGTCGCCGTTGTCGGCGGTGCCAGTGCGGCTGTCGGTGGTGCCCTCACTTTGTTGGAATATGCCAGCAGCGTTCATCTGATTTGTGACCAATTGGATGTTGCCGATACACTGGCTGCCGAACTTAAAAACAGTCAAGTGGTTATTCGTGAAAATGAGAAGGTCAAAGAAATTGCCGGTGATGGCCGCGTTAAAGAAATTGTCCTGGCCGATGATTCTCGCATACCGGTGACAGGTGTCTTTATCGAATTGGGTGCACGGGGCGTTATGGAATTGGCCGCCCATATCGGGATCCAATTTGATGACGAGATGAAATATATTGCGACAAATAAAAAAATGGGTACCAATGTACCTGGCATTTATGCTGCCGGTGATATTTGTGGGCCGCCCTGGCAAATGGCCAAAGCAGTGGGAGAGGGCTGCGTTGCCGGACTTTCTGCGGCCGGTTATGTTAAAAGGATCAAAAGAGCCGCCAGCTAATCCCCAGCGGGTCGCCTTTGCTATCAGATCTCGGGCGCCTTTGTTTATGGGTGGTGCTATGGCTTGCAAAGCAATCATCCGCCCATAAATTCATGTATATTTGGAGAAAGGGATTTTGAAATGACGCAACAGACTGTACCGGAACGCCAAGACATCCCGGATGACCATAAATGGGATCTGACACCTTTGTTTGCATCAGATGAGGAATGGGAAAAATGGATGGCCGACGTTGAAGGTCAAATTGATTCTTATGCGGATTATAAAGGTCGCTTGCAAAATTCGCCTGCTACGTTGAAGGCTGCCCTTGATTTCCACCTCTCGTTGCGTAGAAGTTTGGAAAGAATTTATACCTATGCCCATCTGAAAAGCGATGAAGATAAATCAAACCAATTTTATCTTGGGCTTTATCAACGTGCCGTCAGTTTGCATGTCCGGGTTTCTGAATCTGCCAGTTTCATGACACCCGAGATCCAGGCGATACCGGACGATAAAATGCAGGAATTTTTAGTTGATGATTCGCTGGCGGCGTATAAATTCCATCTTGAAAAGATTCTGCGGTATAAACCTCATACCCGCAGCGAAACGGTTGAACAAGTTCTGGCCATGAGCCAGGAGATGGCGCATACACCCTCCCAGGTATTCGGACAACTGGACAATGTTGATTTGAATTTCGGCCAACTCAAAGGCGAAGATGGAAAAAAAATCGAGCTCAGCCATGGCAATTTCAGCACTTTTCTGATCAGCCCTGACCGAGATCTTCGAAAAAGGGCCTTTACTCAATATTATCAAGCTTACCAGGATCATCAGCATACACTGGCGGCGACGCTGTCGCACACGATTAAAAAAGATCTGTTTTACTCAAGAGTCCGTCACTTTGATAGCTGCCGTGCGGCTGCTTTGTTTAGTGACCGTATCCCACAAAGCGTATACGACAACCTTATCGAAACGGTGAAGAGCAACCTCAAACCACTTTTTTCATATCTTAATTTTCGCAAAAAGGTCCTGGGATTATCGGACCTTCACTTTTATGATACGTATGTACCGATCATCAGCGATGTCACCTTTGACATCCCCTACGAAGAGGCAGTTGATATGGGCATCCAGGCCTTGCACCCGTTGGGAGATGAATATGTTAGCGTATTAAAAGACGGTCTGCTCGGCGGTTGGGTGGACCGCTATGAAAACCGGGGAAAAAGAAGTGGGGCTTATTCTTCGGGAAGTTTTGATTCGCCGCCTTATATTCTGTTGAATTATGAAGCGCGGAATATTAACAGTGCTTACACGCTGCTGCATGAGGGCGGCCATTCGATGCACTCATATTATTCCAATAAACACCAGCCTTACGTGTATCATGATTACACCATTTTTGTCGCTGAAGTGGCTTCAACTTTCAATGAGAACTTACTGAGCCGCTATCTTCTGGATCATTACAAAAACGATCCGGCCAAAACGGCCTATATTCTAAACCGGGAGATCGACAACCTGCGCGCCACACTTTTCAGGCAAACTATGTTTGCAGAGTTTGAAAAGATCACCCATCAGATTGTCGAGGATAACGCACCCTTAACCCTTGAGGTGATCACCGATACATACCGGGAGCTGCTGGAGACTTATTTTGGTGATACCATGGTTCTGGACCCGGCGTTACGTTTGGAATGTTTAAGAATCCCCCATTTTTATTCTGCTTTTTATGTGTACAAATATGCAACCGGGATCTCTGCAGCCATCGCCTTGGCCGATAAAGTTATAAATGACGGCGCACCTGCGAGGAAAGCCTATTTAAACTTTTTAAAACTGGGCGGCAGCAAATTTCCACTGGATGAATTACGTGATGCCGGAGTTGATATGCAATCTCCGCAACCGATTCAGCAGGCCATCCTTTATTTTTCTGAGCTGGTGGACCGGCTTACGGAGGCTTATCAGGATCTTTAACCTGTCAGCACTTTACAATAAAGGTTCAGCATTTCAGTGTTTCGGCCGCTGGCTACTTGCTTCTGGCTCCTGGCTAT of Desulfobacterales bacterium contains these proteins:
- a CDS encoding FAD-dependent oxidoreductase, whose protein sequence is MPEAKEYDVIILGTGPAGLQAAIHAARKKVSVLVLGKETRSSVYHAHVENFCCIFNISGEEILKTGRQQAVNFGAELLEEDVLNILPEGQNFKVISESGTELLCKSLIVATGTTRNKLGVSGEKEFLGSGVSYCVECDANFFKDEDVAVVGGASAAVGGALTLLEYASSVHLICDQLDVADTLAAELKNSQVVIRENEKVKEIAGDGRVKEIVLADDSRIPVTGVFIELGARGVMELAAHIGIQFDDEMKYIATNKKMGTNVPGIYAAGDICGPPWQMAKAVGEGCVAGLSAAGYVKRIKRAAS
- the pepF gene encoding oligoendopeptidase F: MTQQTVPERQDIPDDHKWDLTPLFASDEEWEKWMADVEGQIDSYADYKGRLQNSPATLKAALDFHLSLRRSLERIYTYAHLKSDEDKSNQFYLGLYQRAVSLHVRVSESASFMTPEIQAIPDDKMQEFLVDDSLAAYKFHLEKILRYKPHTRSETVEQVLAMSQEMAHTPSQVFGQLDNVDLNFGQLKGEDGKKIELSHGNFSTFLISPDRDLRKRAFTQYYQAYQDHQHTLAATLSHTIKKDLFYSRVRHFDSCRAAALFSDRIPQSVYDNLIETVKSNLKPLFSYLNFRKKVLGLSDLHFYDTYVPIISDVTFDIPYEEAVDMGIQALHPLGDEYVSVLKDGLLGGWVDRYENRGKRSGAYSSGSFDSPPYILLNYEARNINSAYTLLHEGGHSMHSYYSNKHQPYVYHDYTIFVAEVASTFNENLLSRYLLDHYKNDPAKTAYILNREIDNLRATLFRQTMFAEFEKITHQIVEDNAPLTLEVITDTYRELLETYFGDTMVLDPALRLECLRIPHFYSAFYVYKYATGISAAIALADKVINDGAPARKAYLNFLKLGGSKFPLDELRDAGVDMQSPQPIQQAILYFSELVDRLTEAYQDL